Genomic segment of Sebastes fasciatus isolate fSebFas1 chromosome 3, fSebFas1.pri, whole genome shotgun sequence:
TTGTTCCAAAATTACCCTTATTGCCTGCCCACATAATTGTTATTAATGTATAATTTGAAAATGGCCCAAATaattatgtgatttttttttccaatatcgTGCCATTCACTTTCCATAGCTTACATTCAAAATAGCATATAACCTATTTAGTAAAACTCTTTGGAAATAAATTGTCAGGGAGATTTCAATATGAATCTGAGACAATATCAGTTAAACACCTAATATGttaaagtgaaaacaaatatttgaacACAACTTTATGTCTTCTTTGGCACTTTTTAACAAATCATTTGGAAACgtaaatacatttaacatatcttgtcatttgttaaaaaaagacacatgTGCCCTATTTCCAATAAGACAGCTTTAGAGCCattatttactttttcttttatcttaCTACTGAATTTTGAAACATcattccctgtgtagatatgttATTATACGTTATTTTGTCTAGGCAGTGGTGGGGGTGTGAGAAAGTGAAAAATTAAATATCTGCGAATaatgttatttttcttaaataaaaatactataataatGTAATTGTAAGAATGTGACAGGCGACGTGTCGTTGCTGCGCACCTCTAGAGGCCGATATTCACCTGCCTGTTGTTACCATgcccataataataataacaataaaaagaaGACATATTACACAAATGAGCACAAATGATCAGCTCGATGCCATTGTGgggaaatattatttttaaaaacggCCCATGCTGATGTTAAACAGTGTGGGCATTGTAATTCGAATGTGTCTGTTGTTTGGTTCACTTGATGTAGCCTGGAGGTTAATAACTGTTTGTTCTGCAGGGATTTATGAACCAATGTTTAACACAGGTTATattaaaaaagattaaaacttTTCTCATATTAATGTTGATGCTCGTTTGCTCTCTGTACCCTACCTCTCCCctccaacaacaaaaaaatcatgtgtcgcatttataggctaaataaaatcacagaaaCACGACTTACAGCTTATTAtggtatatatttaatattttcgaCATTAAAGCACTTAGGTGCAGCTATACATTTAGTCATATAGTTGTAGTCTTGTTTTGCTTTGGACGAGCAGCTGCAGGCAGTATTATTTTTAGctcccttgttgtacagctgactcccagaaaagttcctttttgtccccccatctgtctttagatagttctcttttgATGCAAATgtagtgcttttagtgtttgtgaattgtattttatctgtatttgtgtcaatgtgtctgcaactttgtgttcctGCTGCTGAACGTCTTGGCCAGCTGGTCtctcttggaaaagaggttcttaatctcaatgagactaacctggttaagtaaaggttaaataaaataaataaaaaataaaaaaatgactggTTGTAGTTACTCTGCCCGTCCACCAGGGGGCGGTGGCGGACTCGCTGCTGCCTGTGCTGATAAGGATGACGCACTTCCGTCTTCCCACCGTCACTGACTACCCTCCTTACAGCAGGTGAGTCCATCAGAGGAGCTGTCTGCTGAATGAAACAACATCTAATGACATTCTGTTACTAAATACTCATTTGTGCAGCTGCTATATTCATCGTTGTGCTCGATATTCAACAGTAAACTCAACGTTCACTCGGTGTTTTGTGGAAAAGCTGAGACTCTTCTCTGACCTTGGCtagcagagctaacagagctaacagagctaacagagctagctACCGTTAGCTAGCCGTGCAGGAACACAATGTCAAGGGCCTGGTGTCATTGACTGTCAGAAACGTGTTTTCAATCATCTCATCGTCTCCATTAGTCGTTCAAATCATGCTTTACCATTTTAAGACCTTCAGTCGGACGTGACTGTGCATTAATGTCTATATTCCTACCTGCAGTAATGCTGTTACTTGTCTGCACGTTTTAACACAAACGTCAGTGTTTCATCCTGAGACATAGTCTGTATCCTGGAGTTTGTTTCATCCTGAGACATAGTCTGTATCCTGGAGTTAATCTTTAAAAGTGAACCCGCTGCACTGAATTGAGTAACTGCATTATGACATAACCTTGCAGTGTACATTAGATTGGAGGTGACCAGGTTTTTGTCTGTCTAGCAACCAGGCCTCACTTACACTGTATAGCAAGGACATTTTCTTCAGGTTATATATAATTGTACTGTAAATTACCAAGGTGTATTGGTGTATGTGTAGGGACAAGAGTTGAAAATACAGCAGCTATAAACTCTCTCTGCAGCACATCAGTTTCATGCCCTGTATTGGAACTATGTTAAATTGCATCGTCACTATCAAATATTATGTTTTCGTTGCAATGCAGAAGAAACTGGTGCCATATACACTCAGTTTCAAGATAATTAATTGCACTTAGTTAAAACTAATGTAGCTAAATACACAGCCCTGCAATAACGCGATGATAAATGATGTTCAGCATTTGTTGACGCTGATTTAGAGGTGTTTATTCAACTTCATGGTCTTTTTGGAAGACGCATTTTTGGTGTTGTATTAAACTGACCTGTGTTTCTAATTTTTAATCTACCGTTACTGATATACATGGGGTAAATATTAGTATAACACAATACATTTCATCAGCAAATACAGCATCCAAAATCCTCAGAAACTGTATCAACACCTCCCTAAAACACAAGTGTGAAATATCACTGTTGACCTTAGTAACAGTGGATCATGACCTAACTCAAGTTAACTCAAAAAagactttaaataaaaaaattgtcaaacTCTCAAATAGCTTCAACGTAAACATTACCATTAATGAtggtaggatttattgcatgGCTGTTGTACTAGACTGTTGGTATTAATTAGGTGTACCTCGTGAACGGGcaactgtgtgtactgtgtataTAACtgggaaaacattttacatacaCAATCGTTTTTGCAGACACATGTGGCCTGGattattttgctgtttttgttgaCGTTTATTTCCTTCTACCTTCCAGACAGGCAGAATGGCAAGCCGTCGTGTAGCCCTGAAGGCCGTTGACTGGCTGGCGTTTGCTGAGCGGGTCCCACCCAACCAGAGGGGCATGTTCAACTCACTGAAGACTCGCAGTGATGCCATCGCTGCCAAGTTAGTTTTACACCAACAACAGGCTTTAGCAAGTCATGCTAAAGTCAATTTAGGTCTTATAGTGCTGAACTTCATTCTTGGCTAATACACCATGAGAGAACACAACAAACAGTGCAACTGAATATTAATAGTTTATTTAAGTCTTTACTGCTTGGTGTTTGTTTCttgctgataaaaaaaatgacatcagTCTGAGGGAAGTTTCAAAGGAGTCTGCTGCTATCTTACATGCAATGAGAGAGTGGCACGTACCAGGGCTACAGAGCTTAAGTGTCCACCTGGCTGAGAAGCTTTGCAAGGTGTTGGAAGGATAATCACGCGTCATTCTGTACTGATTTTCTCAGTTTGCTCACTGTACCTTCATTGTCATCTGTTAAACTCCATCTTCTCTCTTCCTACCAGACTGACCTCTCTGCCAGCGACTCCGGTAGCCATCGACTGGAGTTTCTACAGGAGCACAGTGGCCAAAGCCGGGATGGTTGATGAGTTCGAGAAGAAGGTGAGCTTTACTTGACTGGTTTATTCAACGGGTCATGAGCATTATGCAGTCTCTCCGTGAAATGTGGGTTAAAATCCCACTTCTGACACTACATGGCAACTTTCACTGTAGTTGTAGCTGGCATATCTTTATGGCTGCGTCCAGCTGTGCTGAGACCTTTCCAGATAATGTAAACGTACATTAATGGTGAATACAACGGAGCATTAATACCTTGGAGCCATCTGTACAGGCCGTGAGGGTTACAGTGCTAGTGATCTATTGTAGCAGGCAAACTACAGCTTAAATCTCCTTTTGGTCTCCTCTGCATGAATAATCAGTTTAGCTGGTGGTTGTGCAGCTAAGTCATAATTTCATTCAATAGTTTGTTCAGCATTTGTTGCTTTGCGCTGCAGTGGTAAATGATAAATGTTCCTCCCACACACAGTTCAAAGCCCTGCAGATCCCCGAGCCTGTGGACACACAGACGAGCGCCATCAATACACAGGAAGCTGAAGCTGTAAGTGATGACACCAAACAAATCCATGTATTGCCTGAATTTCagctttattttactgttgtaaAATGTGTTGACTTTTAATTGGAAAACTGATACAGATAAACCAAAATTGGCATTTATATAAGAGAATTTTAATACACACAAATTCATCACGATCATGAAATTCAACCAACATTAAAACAGACATTGTAAATCAAAGTAAAAAGAGACATATACCACAACTGGAATTAATTCAAACTGTTGTCATTTTCCATTGTCAGATGTAATTGTTTCACTTTCTCTAACAGAATAAAAGTGCATCAGCCTACGTTGAAGGATCGAAGGCCCGCATCGCTCAGTATGAGCAAGAGGTGAGACAGTAGTTGCATTTGTTGCTAAAACAACTCATGGACTTCTTCTGGGAACCTGTATTTATAACCATAAGTTTTTTTTCCCCGTTTCTCTTTCTGTTCTTTTGTGTTTGCTATCAGCTGGATAAATTCAACAACATGATCCCCTTCGACCAGATGACCATCGAGGACCTCAACAACACCTTCCCTGAGACCAAGTTGGACAAGGTCAAATATCCCTACTGGCCCCACAAGCCCATTGCGGATCTGTAATCCCATTACTGGAAACTCCCCTCACAATAAAGTTTATGTATTTTAAAGAGAactatttgattattttattcatttgatacacattttgttttcagaTGTCTATCTGAGTTGTTTCGTGTGACGGAGTATTAGTGCCACATTGAGGGGgcgaaaaaaatctgagattttgagtaTAAAGTCATCGATTTAcgggaaaaaagttgtaatattataagaataacgTCATaagttaacgagaaaaaagtcgtattatgagaacaaagtcacaagtttaagagaaaagtCGTagttttatgagaataaaatcataatattataaagtaatttttcgtgttattttagaggggaaatagagcagcgtgccgcctgtgtgaaaatgagggaTGTGGAGCATCTTGTAAAGTTATACCTTAGTTTAGGTTTCAGAAATAACGAAATatttcatcttttggcacatcagcaccacatcagtatcaggaccttaaaaagattgtgcaagaaactgcatttattctgaagaaagaaccacacggacctgatgggAAAAATGCCTCTTTTAtagaggaggaaattactttatttatcgtaaagttatgactttattctcgtaatattacgactttttctatCTTAAATAgtgtgattttattctcattaaattattgcctttttctcgtaatattatgactttattctcaaaatctcagactcaatgtggccctgatactctGTTGTAGTTTTGAAATATTgaacaaataaagtaaagacAGCTTGTGATATAGATGGAACCCACAAGAGGGCGATGTTGCATtagttttactttgaaaggtAAACTAGTAAGTTAAAAAAGCAATATATTTTGACATATACTATAATGTTGTCGTTAATCTACTGTCAGATTGATATCTGTAACCACTGTATGATAAAAGATGTGTTGCCATGGCGAATGTGCTGTGGGCATTAAATCAATCACATTGATATCAGAGAAGTTTCCTGATTCAATTAGCAGCATTTTGAGGTACAGTAGAGCACACAGGTCTGGTAGATGATAGACTTGATGTAGGCTGATCActttataagataagatgagataagatattcctttattagtctcgcagtggggaaatttgcacggtacagcagcaaaggggatagtgcaaaaaacaagaagcatcagctaacacagtaaaaaaaaaagtaacaaaatgtgaaccatttaaataaaaggaagtataaaaatacagtattgacaaacagacttaacaaaattgcacaagtggaaaatgatattgcacagtgagaatgaatgaataaattaatttccacctgaaaatatcaggttatagtcagtttttttggtgtgtaagtggtctactgggagtaGTGCTGGATGTGGAGTATTCACTGTAATCAATGATAAACCTTAAATTATACATTAGCATACAGTAAGTCAAGTACTTACTCATATCAGTGCAACACTCTGAAGCTCATCTGCTTTGATAGGTTAATGTAACATGTCAATCAAGACGTTATCCAATCATGGCTCGACTAGTTGTGTCCCTCAATAATCATTGGACACCGACTATGTATTTACTAACATGTGGGCGGGATATAGCCCCAGCCTTGCATTTTGATTGGTCCATCTTTACAGCGTCTCGGTCGTTGATTGGCCAGAATCCTGGTGgaagtagtgatgggaattccgactctttttagtgagccagatcatttggctcagctcaccaagaagagccggctcttgcGGCTCCCAAACTGCTCTTCGTTTTAGGCACTtatgccttttataattcagccaaatttagcgctgtttttaCCTATTATtgtagtatgtgtgcacatatatcacttaaattattcaatataattctactaaaccttataatttccagaataccataattttacatgctgcttcgtttccgaccgtcactcatcttgtctgctattcgcgcaccgcactcctctctctatttctctcctcctcttcctccagctctgtacctgtagactgtcagcgcgccgcgcacccccgcccctccagGCCCCTCCTGGCCCCTCCCGggccctccctgcttgatgttatgatccttgtctgtcatcacctgattggtcgcacggacgtcattaacacaacattcagtcacagtcagtgcatggagtgcccgtggcgcggagaagatcgtcctgtcattctgccttgaattaattaaagaaagaagaaaaaaaaaaaaacagctctccgacgggagccggctcccaTCGACTTTGATTCTCAAAGACGGGAAGACACCAACTCCACCGTGCTTCAGAAACTGGTTGCATGAACTGGTCTCAGTTATCCACATGGAGAAATTGCGAGCCAATAATTTAAATGTCAACATAAATGGGAAGAATCTTGGGGCCCCTTTCTGTAATATTTGGACTCAGTTTgacaatatttgtattttttatttgtatgtatattgattgttttgtttttccttttctctgttctGTTGTTGAATACTCCCATTATGGACGGCTTGCATTTAACTATCGCGTGGatgatactgtatgtaacgATATGTATGTTTTGTCCTTGACATGCGGTTTAGATAATTATCTCTTAGTTATTTGTATCACCCCTCCCCgggtgtaaatgtgtgtgggtgtgtgtatgagtgtgcgAGTGCAGGTGCATGAACTTTTGGGTTGGGTTAAgggttttgatttttgtttgatGTATGTGTTGTCATTAAAAtttgtcaataaaaataatataaaaaaaaaaaaaaggagccggctctttgaaacGGCTCGTTCGTGACACAACACTAGGTGGAAGTAAAAAGAGGCGGGGCTTCATAGAGATGATTTCCGTTGGTATGCTAACTGACAGTTAGTGACGGTTTGACGGGAGTCTATCAGCTCAGGTAAAATGCCTTCTTCTTTAATAATAACCTATCGATAATTTAATGACATGATTTCAGCATGATAGGTGCTTTAGCTCACGGTCGTTGTGATTTACTGAGACTTGAGAGCGTTGGTGAGTGGTCGGTAACGGTGGAAACATCCGTTCAAAGTGTGTCAATAACGGCTGAGCTCAGTGGGATTGGAGGTCAAACAGCGACCGTTACAAAATTAATGTACAGTATGGATGGATGGGACAGTCAGCCAGGTGTCCTCTGTCCTGGATGGTGGACAGATGTCTGCTATTTTAAACCCCACGAATCCAACCAAAGACAAAACAGTTAAACCTCCAtacatgtttaatgtttcattGTTTGGAAATTCCCCTTAAACACCAATAAAGGCCTGACGTCATGTATTATCTGTTCAGCCACAATCCCCTTCCCGTGACTGTTAGCTAGCTTAGCTAACACAACCACTGCGTC
This window contains:
- the atp5pd gene encoding ATP synthase peripheral stalk subunit d, mitochondrial, translating into MASRRVALKAVDWLAFAERVPPNQRGMFNSLKTRSDAIAAKLTSLPATPVAIDWSFYRSTVAKAGMVDEFEKKFKALQIPEPVDTQTSAINTQEAEANKSASAYVEGSKARIAQYEQELDKFNNMIPFDQMTIEDLNNTFPETKLDKVKYPYWPHKPIADL